The DNA window ACCGGCGACGTCACGCTGCTCGACCTCTGCAAGGCGGACCTGAAGGCCCGCTTCGGCAAGCCGGGCAACGTCTACCTGGGGCTGGTGCACCGCCTGGACCGGCCGGTCTCCGGCGTGATGGTCCTGGCCCGCACCTCGAAGGCCGCCTCGCGGCTCAGTGAGCAGTTCCGCGACGGGCGCGTGCGCAAGATCTACCGCGTCGTCGTCGAGGGTGCGCCACCGGCGGACGAGGGCGAACTGGTCGGCTACCTGGCCGCCGAGGGGGACGCCGACGGCCGCACCCGCTGGTCCGCGACGCCCTTCCCGGGTTCGCGCGAGGCGCGCCTGCTGTACCGGTCGCTCGGCGACGCGGCCGGCCGCTCGCTGCTCGAGGTCCGGCCGCAGACCGGTCGGCGCCACCAGATCCGCGTCCAGCTCGCGGCCGCCGGCTGCCCCGTCGTCGGCGACGTGAAGTACGGCGCCCCGATCCCGCTGCCCGACCGTTCCGTCGCCCTGCACGCCTGGCGCCTGGAGCTGGCGCACCCCGTCGGCGACC is part of the bacterium genome and encodes:
- a CDS encoding RNA pseudouridine synthase; the encoded protein is MSGHDLRILHEDNHLLVVVKPAGLLAQGDSTGDVTLLDLCKADLKARFGKPGNVYLGLVHRLDRPVSGVMVLARTSKAASRLSEQFRDGRVRKIYRVVVEGAPPADEGELVGYLAAEGDADGRTRWSATPFPGSREARLLYRSLGDAAGRSLLEVRPQTGRRHQIRVQLAAAGCPVVGDVKYGAPIPLPDRSVALHAWRLELAHPVGDRPLSFTAPVPERAPWSLFGGDPA